The following nucleotide sequence is from Coffea eugenioides isolate CCC68of chromosome 3, Ceug_1.0, whole genome shotgun sequence.
CCTTTCCTTAGGAAGGCAGTTGAGGAGAGTTTTTGGGCAAATTGGATTAAACAAATCTGGTCTTTTAAAGCCTTACTTAGATTATAGACAAGAATAAGAGGAAAAAattgaaagtttttttttttaaaaaaaaggataatATGAGTACCACAGTCTATAACTTAAATCGAAGTTATGGATACATCTTAATCACAGATTTCTAGTGCACGTTTTGATGGGGAAGGACAACCGGTTTGCCTGGTTAAATGCAAAGATGAGTAAACTTATCTTCTTCTCCTCTCTATGCTCTCTCCAAACCGATTTGTCAATATCTTCTTCTCACACCTCTTTCTCACAAATAACACCCATCATTTCTAATCTTTCACTTGGTAATTTAACAAGTCTCCAATCCAATGATCTAATTCTTATTCTCTGTCTTTGGGGATAACGTAAATAACAGAAGATGCCAAAGAAGAACTTCTATACAATGTTGTAAAGTTAAAAAAGATCTTATATTATTTCGCAGGAAACAGTGGGGATAATTGCAACTAaggaagaaaattaaaaaaaaatagcttTGAAAAAGTAAATCTGCAATAGAGAGGTAGTAGATGGGGCCGAGTAAGGGATGAGAGGGATCGGGGGATTGGTAGCATGGGTTTTGTCTGATTATCTCTAAGGAATGAGATGGGGCGGATTTTAAGATAGTGGGCTGGGGATGGAGGATGGAGTTAGTGGTGGGGTTATTGGGCAAGAAGGTTTTGTGGGAGAAAGGTTGTGAAGCAGCAAATGTGATGATGGAGTTTGACAGGGGTTCTTTTGATAAATTTGGATTAATTGAAGGATTCTTCAAAAGTTAACACCTACGTCTGTCAACCATGGCTAGttaacctttttcttttttttttgcttctacTTTTGTCGATGGAAAATTCTAAGACACTATACTAGGGGACAGGGTTAGAGGGGGTAAATCGTCACCAAATCAACGAATGCATGTGCATCTGATGATAAaatcttcaaaaaattttagagaAGAACGTAAGTTAGAAAATTTGATCCCCTAACCAAGGAAAGAAGTGAATCTAAGAGGGTCAAAGATATATTCTAAGGCTCTATATTAGGGGGTTGGGTTGGAGGGGTAGAATCGCCATCGAATCAAACGGATGCATATATATCTGatgataaaatttcaaaaaaattttagaaaagaatATAAGTGAAAGGATTTGATCTCTTAGTCGACGAAAGAAGTGAACTTAAAAGGGTCAAAAAGAAATTCTAAGACTCTATATTAAGGGGAAAGGTTGGGGGACAGAATCACCACCAAATCAAATGGATGTATGTGCATCTGATGGtaaaatttccaaaagaaaatctacagaaaaatgtaaattaaaagatttgatcCTTAGCCTATATCGAAGAAGAGTTTTAAATTTTTCTGTAGTGGTCAATTACTCTAATAACAGTAGGTTAATCCATGATTAGTTAACTAATATGTGAAAGCATGTATGCCTATTTAAACTACCAAAAGGGTGACGTCCCTTTTTCAAGGACCACACCGTCTGAGTTCATTAAAGAATTTGTCTATTCTAGTGGGTAGGTGCAGTATTTCGGACCCAGCAGGTACAGATATGCTACAACCCAAAAATTGACTTGCCGACATATATAGTTGACAATGGGCAGGAAGATCGCCAAAGAAAATAGATACCAAGTGTTAAAACATGGCAAATTTGCATATCCAACTTCACTTAGTAGCATTATTCTTCCTTTCTAGTCTTAACACTTTACTTAGTTTTTGTGACAAAACTAATtactataatttaaaaaaaccATTATGATTTTTTGGCAGAatttaccattttttttctttaatattgACTCACtagattaatcttttatacaccTTCAACgtaagtgttttttttttttacatgatTATATCTTCACATTTCATCACAAAAATTAGGATGATGAGTAATAATTTTTTCCCTAAACCTGGTATTTGCTAACAAATCATCAACTTGATAAATACCATTTTTTGGAACAAATTTTCCCACTATTGCTATCATTGGCTTCTTCCATGTGGAATGACTCTTCATTATTGGTCTTCCCCTTGTAGTATCTATGTCTGTCGAGTTAAACTTATAATGAAAGTAGGTGACAGCTAACAAACTAACAAAAATATTAATCACAAAAAGTAAAAGGTTAATCACTAAAACAAGGGTTAATTCCAATAAAGCcctaaaaaaaaactcttttcAGAACTTGCCTCGAAGGTTTAATTGTACCAATCCATCCTTTATAATTCCAATATTCCCAAAGGCGTACTAAATGTTTTAATAATGCAAAGATTTGTTGGATAATAGATGATTTTACGCGTAGAAAGCACTAAGATATCTTTTTCTTTACAAATGTCTGTTTATAAGATAATGTatgtttactttttttttataagataATGTATGTTTATATAACTTTGatgtattttcaaattttatttgtgTACACCAACTTAATTTGTAAATACAACTGCATCAATAAGTACACACCATATATTGTGGATAAAACACAACAATTGCATTAAATCGTACCTAATCTAATCATCCTACCTAGATCCCACTATTTACAAAAGGGCAAAAATTAATGCAAAACTATAGTTGTCAGATTTTTTTAGTACATACAAGAGTTTCTCGTGGGCAATAGGCCCTACTACGCTCAGACTACATCAGCCCTTGCTTATCATCTGCTTAGTTTTGGAAGTATTGCGTTTATGTTTCCTCGACAAGATTACCTGATTTTCTATGGAGAAAATTGCACTTTAGACCTCAAAGTATTGTGTTTATGtttcaaccaaaataaaagCAACCCCTGAAGTATCCAATTTCGATCAATTAATCCCTAATGTTTCGATCTAAACAAATATAGTTTCTAAAGTATAACAATTAACCAAGTTGGTTCATAATGGTTTATAAAACATAACCGAATTTAATAATATaaaacaaatgtttgaaaaggttcatcaaagttatagaaAATTCTAGAAAGACCACAAAGATTTTAAAAACATTAATAAAGTATAAAGTAAGGGTAAGATATTCACTTTTGACAAAATAAAGACATTTTGTAGATATTCCATTTTTGTAATTTGTACATAAAAGTATACAAAAGTGCATATATAATTACAATACTTAATTTACTTATTAAAAAAAGTACACAAAACGTATAGAAAAGAACACATGCACTACACATGCTTTGTTCCAGTGTTAAAATTAGATTTTTTAGATTACCTTAAGCTTATTTTCTAGGGTAttaaaaattttatgatttaaCTATAAATTGTTATGACGTGTATATAAATTTCACgaattttgatggatttttatattatataaataaattttcttagattttatAAAACATTAGGGACTAATTCAGTCAATTAATATACTTTAggaattatatatttttatattgaAACATTAGGGATTAATTAGATTGAAATTGAATACTCTAGAGACTACATTTGTTTAATTTGAATAAAGCATTGTGGACTAGTTTGCTCCAACCCCCATGCATAAAGGACTGCAAGTGCAATTTTCCCATTTTCCATGTGTGATATCTCCAACCTTGCTAAAAATAATGTGAATGGTTTTCAAACTAGTATTCAAATTAAgagaattattttttttggcatCTAGGTACCTACTAGAATGCCCACTCTCTTTGCTAAATGTTTGTGACGTCCATAATCTAATCGTACAGCCGCAAAAAGTGAGATTTGAAAAGGAAATACAACTAAAAAAAACTTCTTGGAGCATTATATTTTAGGTAGTAgttatatttttacaaaaatggAGTTAAATATAATTGCAATTTCAATGACCTCTTAATTATGGCTTTAAACTATTGATTTGTGATTGGATTAAACTACACATATACAAACACTAATATAGGTTATATTTAAGTAGGAGATATTTGAGACGATAAGGTACAAAATGTCCAAAATTGATGTTAGAAAGTAAAACAAAAGACATATAAGTTTGAGGGTGCAAAATAGAATTAGTGCTTTgtaattttttgatttaaaCCAAATTAAATGGATAGAAGAGGAAACACAATCATATCGATTGATTTTTGATGATCAAGCTTCAACGTCATTGCATATGtcatctaaattttttttttgggggctaCATGATGACTTAAGAAAGGTTTATAGTCTAGTCATATATTCTCCTCTATTTGCTTTTCCTCATAAATTTATGTGTATGCCTTTGTTAGTGATTTATGGCCATAATTAATTCTATACAATcttaattcaattttttgagCGCATTATTTCCAACATTACTTGCTCTAATAACCTGTAATGTAGGAGGTTAGTGTCCCTtggaatttccatttctttatgGGTTAATTACATTAATTTTTCAACCTTGAGATTTAGCCAAGTTACTAAACAAACCTTGAAGTTTTGTTAAATAACAGTCTCACCTCTTGACTATACAAACGTTTGTCCAAAAACCCCCTAACATCTAAAGCCGTTAGAGATGCACCTGATGTCAAGAAAAAAATATTGTGCAAGCCCAAAGATGCCATGACATAGGCCTGCTCATTTTTTGTTCTGCAAATACCCCTTTGGCGTTTTATACATTGGTTACACACAAAAGTTTATCAACATGCCTCAGGGTTCAAGAATATCGTTCATCTCTCCCAAAGTCCCAAGAATATCGTTCATTTCTCCCAAAGTCCCAATCCTGATGCTCAATAcagacaataataataataataataataataaaatcgAAGGTTATTAAATCCGAGGAGGAAGAAGTAAGAAAGCAAGCACTTGTGGATTAAGTTTTGGACAATCAAAATCAAGATTCTGACATGCATGTGAATGTCCATAATTCAAGGATCaaggcaattttttttttaaaattgttttGAAGATTTGAGAGTTTTTGAAATTGGGTTTGAAAATCCATGGAAgactggattttttttttttttatcattataTGGTTATCATGATTAGTGGGCGTTGATCAAGTAAGAGCTTTctgtttaatttcaaaatttttagtaAGTGTGTTTTCTTTTAGTTGTTCGAgtagatttcttttttctttttcacgtTTGATTTACATTTCTTTAATGAAAACTCTGTGatttcttcttttctagtaagcaggtattaattaaaattttaattttatgagtagttttttcttttgtgaaaTTAGGCATGGATTCATCATGAATAGTACTCCAATTGATAATCTAAGGTTGAAAAACGGATGATGTACCAAATGTGGAAGCTGGACGGTGGGTATTGGTGAAGGTTTCAAGAACCCTGGTTTACCGTCAAGGTCATGCACCTATaggctatgttttcagaaccggatcGGATAGCGACTCggccgaggtcaggggtcaggggtcaatgggttcgaccgggggtcgataggggtcgaaccggatgacgtcataaataaaaattatttaaaaattaaaatattatatatataatatctaataatatattgatattaataaatgtatattcatatatatttgatgtttcaaatatatttaacaaaaaaatacaaagaaattagaacaatcaagtagcaatttatattatttaataaatattaacaagtttagaattaaaattatgaatttaattgaaaaataacatcaaattttaggataatatttataaagtatcaaatatttgaggtatatcaataagttttaacaatttagggggtcaaaacataatattaaaaagtttgaattttttttaaaaaaaattactgttgaaccggaaaaaccggtttttacccggtcaaacccggtttttgaccggCTTTGACCGAATTTTAAATTTCCGGTTTTTTAATGTGACTCGGACCGGCTAcctggccggttcccggttcgaccggccggtccggtccgagtttcaaaacagAGCCTATTGGTGAGCAAGTGGATTGGTTTATCTATAAATAATGAAAAAGAGTTAAAATTATGTCAAGCTATAAATGATTATTATGCTTTTTTAAAGGAGTATAAAAAAGAGTGGAGCAGATTTTAAAAAATGGTGAAATTGATGGAACCTTTTCAAATAGGAGGACTGGAAATGTGAAACTAATGAATTTGTTGATTAGGAGAACTTTGTGAATCAAATTAATGAAGCTGCTTTATCAGTGATATGCTGCAGCCTTAGATGATTTCTTTAGTTTATAAAACAGAAGTACAAACTTCTCTTTACCTTTTCGTTCCTCCAACTTTTCTCTACTTCTTCTCATCTTTTCAGAAGTCCTTCCTCTTCAGAAGGGAGACCATTCCATGGATTCCATTTTATGATGTTTTTCAATAATGTCTTTGCTAAGTATTTTAGTGAGACTCGTTTGTTTCTCCTAAGAGTTTATAGTGAGAATTTTATATTGCTCCTAGAATaaggctctgtttggattcattaattttcaataattagtttttcaaatattataaatttttttaaaaagtactctaaaaaatagattaaattttttaatgtttaaaaaatatctcaaaatatattctaaaaactcttctactcttaaatatcctaaaatattttctaaaaatatcctaaaatatactctaaaaactttctacagtaaaatttttcaaagacaccccccaaaaatagctaatccaaatgaatttttgtttttatcttcATTATGTTGTTTGATTCGAATTTACTTCAAATCTGGAATGTCTTTGGATTTTGGGTCTATCTCAACAGATCTCATCATTGTTATTGGAGTTTAAAGCTATTTGATTAGCAGATGTGTTGATTGGAACATGTATAGAAGGGAGTTGCAGCGATTCATCTTATGAAAAggcaattttaaattttcttgtatttttcaaatttgttcAAAAGCATTTAGATCCGGGTGTGCGACCCGGATTAGTCAGGGCAAAACCCTGGATACCGTGgcaggcaaccaaaaaaaaaaagttattaaattgcagatttgttattttaaatgcaTGTTTAACGTGGCAAAGATGTAATGATAGAGAGAAATACTTCAAGAGAGTCCACCAAATAGCCCAATATATAAGTCAGGaattcaattttgacccaaaagaTTAAGCTATTAGGTTTTCAatccttacttacatattaaccgcCATTTCTCTATCTCTCAGATTAATGTGGAATATAATCCTTTACTCGTAAACCTAACAAATCTCCCCCTTCATGAGTTACCTCTCACATTAAATCCAAATTTGCAAGCCCTTCTTCGAACCCACTTTAATACTCAACACAAGCCCACCTTATCACCTAAGGTCATCTCTTCTCCCAAACACGAACCCACTCTTTTTCAACATCCAAACTACATTTTTGGACTCCCGCCAATCTTTGGCTCCTTGGTCGAAGACCACTTGGTCCAACACTAGCCAAATTTCTTAACACTTCGGCACTTCAATCTACCGTCAAGAAGAGAATTTTTACTGGTGTAACTCCTAGAAGAATTCACTTGCCCATGAGTAGTCCAGTCACACAACAtaaaactctgataccaatttgatAGGGAGAAACATTTCGAAAGAGTCCATCAAAGAGTTCAATATGTAAATctggaactcaattctgacccGAAAACTTAAGCCATTAAGTTTCGACCCCTTACTTGCATATTAATCGCCATTTCTCTATCTTTCAGACCAATGTAGGACAAAATCTTTTACTCATAAATCTACCATGTAAATCAAATTTTATTAGACAACTTCCAATAATCCGTTAATGAAATTtgctttttgtcaaaaaaaaaaatggaatagaATTGCAAATGAGCCTTGCTCGTTGCACCTATTGTAGCGGACTCTGGATATGCTTTAGAGAAGATTTTTCAGTTATTTTGGAGTGGAATCATGAGAATCAGAGGTAAGTTTCTAAACCATGGAGAGACTAGTTTATCAGAAAGTGTGTGTGTGAACATGCATCTGATGTAATATACTGACAAAGGGGCGCAGGAATGCCTTTGTAGCCTTTTATCTCCAAAACAGATAGCtgtgtaatttgaaaatttacttttttcagtttttaaaaTGCACTGATGCAGCTCATAAGTGTTCTGGGCATCCAATCATTTCACTAATTCTGTCCAAGATATGTAACAGAAGTTTCTTAAACGGGGTATCTGTTATTTGACTAAACCTCGGGGTTTGGGCAGATAGTTTGGCCAAACCTCAAGAGAGGTAGATGTAATTAATCCTTCTTTATTTACAAAAGGTAGAAAAAAAACAAGGGAATACCAAATGTGTTGACTTCTGCATTAATTTTTTCCAATACCCCAGTTAGATCAATCATCAATGAAGGTCTTAACTTGTGGTGCTTAACTTGAAcatttctttatttcttctgGCGGCTTAATAAGAGGCTGACTTTTTCAATTAAATGCTTAACGTTGATTATTCACCTAGTTAATTACTAATATAATCTCAGCAATCTATAACATTTCTAAATTTCCTATTGTACTTGCCAGCAATTATGCAGATGGTTGTTCAATTTCTCCTAGTAGCCAGGTCCAGTAGAAGATTCCAATCCAACTGGCACTTCAAAAACTATTGAGCAATTTGCCTAATCTATGAATTGACTTGCCCATGAAGAAATATATAATTGACACTGGGCATCAAGATCGCCAAAGAAAATAGATACAAGTGTTATAAAACATGGCAAATTCGTACATCCAACTTCACTTTGTAGCATTATTCTTCCTTGCAAGTCTTACAATCCCCTCTAATTGCCTTCCTGGCCTTTATCCTAAAGCCCCTGTTGCCCTCTTTGTCTTTGGTGATTCACTTTTTGACCCTGGAAACAATGACTTCATTAAGACAACCACTACTTTCCAGGCAAATTTTCCGCCTTATGGAGAAACATTTTTTAAGCTCCCAACCGGGAGGTTCACTGATGGCCGCATTATCCCTGATTTTATATGTAAGAGCGCTTTCTTGCAAAAATCTATATGTTTACAAATTAATCTTACGTGCTAAAGCCTGTGCAGATAGAGCATTTGATACTTGATACGTTATGCATCTATATCTGTTAGTGCTTAAAGAAAAAACTTTTATAATGGCGGTTTTTAAAAGATTAAtctttaaaatatatttaaagcTAGCCGTGACTTTTTGCAGCTGAATTTGCAAAATTATCTCTAATTCCACCATACCTGCAAACTGGATATCATGAATTCTTGACTAATGGCGTGAACTTTGCATCTGGCGGTGCTGGTGCTCTTGCTGAAACTAATACCGGATTGGTACGTATTAACTTGTGATTATGAGCAATTAATTCCAATATTTTAGTCACAGCTAATTGCTAAGAGGTCAGTTTTTCATGTCATTTTTCAGGTGATCGACCTTAAAATGCAATTCAAGAACTTtaggaaagctaagaaacattTGAGGTTGAATATAGGTAAAAGAGCCGCAAGACGAGTGGTGAAAAATGCTGTATACTTGTTTGGCATTGGTAGTAATGATTACTTGAGCCCGTTGACTAATAATTCCAGTATATTTAAGTTGTATGCACCACAAGATTATGTAGCAATGGTGGTTGGCAACATTACATCGGTGGTTCAGGTAATATTccgattttctttctttttcaacctttttttaaaaaaaaaaattagtaggGAAAATGTGGGATTTAAGAATTCAGAATCTCTaaattacaaaatttcaaccttAATCACTAGATCTAAACCTGCTCGACTATTTTCTCTTTCAACTTTGTTTCCTTAGTACCATTTCCTCTAAAAACGGATCACAAGTGGCCGAGGGCCTATTCCAACCTATGGTAACGATTGAAACTGAAACTACCTAAACTTTTTAGTGCCATAATTGAAACTTCCTTGTACCAATGGTTAAGTGTTTATGTTTCTCGGATTGAAGTACCAGTTTGATTAGCACAAACCATCCTCAAATATGTGGATGGGGTTTCACAAGTTTCATTTTcgacaaatttacccttttatgTAATTCGGTTGAAAATGGTATAATAAAAGTTCGAATCTGGTGTAACTAAGTTAAGAAATAGtgtaacaaaatataaaattactAATCTACCCGAAATGAAGTAAAATACAATTTGTGATCCCcatttctacattttttttcccttctcgcCCCTTCCCTATATGTTGCCTTTTGGCATAGTGTGTTTAATATCCATGTATCTAATCCCATTGTTAACTGACTCACAGAAAATTCACAGGGAAGGTGGAAGAAAATTCGGGATTTTAAATTTGGGTCCCTTAGGTTGTTTGCCAAGGCTTAGAGCAGCCAATGTGGCCGCTGGAGGAAATGGAGAGTGCGTGGAACAGGTCACAGCTTTGGCTAAATTACACAACGTATTGCTTTCCCAAAAACTCCAGTTGCTACAAAAACGGCTCAAAGATTTTAAGTACTCGTATTTTGACGTCTTCACAGCTTCCATCGCGACAATTCAAAATCCTTCCAAGTTCGGTATGTTCTTGAACACTTTCACGAATGATGGGGAAAATTCTTAAGTACTACAATCTTTCATATTAGAAGCAGAGAAATGTCTGCAGAATTAGTGGCATCTCTATTTCTAattaaaaatgataaataaataaatctctttagaatcatggaaagtGGTTAAAATATAAAGATTATTTATTCATTGTATTAAAAAATATTGTATGTTTTGGagataattaattatttaaccaTTGTGAGTTTAACTAATCATTTTTGCAATTCCAAAAATGAAACCATGCTCCTCGATCGAGAATCAAGATTCGACTCCTCTTCCAATTACTCTCCTCTTCATTTACCACAGTAGACAACTGGATGCGCGTAGTCAATGAAATCCGGATGTGTAATGTGAAAAGTGGAGAGAAGAGTAACTGAAAGAGAAGTTGAAAAAATGCAGGTGTCTCACGTCCCACAATAAATAgatcctcaaatctccaattccTAAATTGCTACTCCAAATATCATTATTTTCTCTTATTATGGGACTAGATCTTTTTTAAAATAGTAGTATAATACTGCTAACAATTAGCAAAGGTGGTAGAGTAACATTTTATTCGTTGATTACTTAAAAAAGGTTTTAAGGAAGTGAAGAGTGCATGCTGTGGTAGCGGCCCATTCCGAGGATATTTTAGCTGCGGAGGAAAGAGAGGAATGAAAGAATACGAGCTATGTGATAATCCCAAAGATTATTTGTTTTTCGACGCTAATCATCCAACTGCAGCGGCGAACTTGCAGTCTGCGGAGGCGATGTGGGGAGGGCCTCCCAACATAACAGGGCCTTACAATCTCCAGTCGCTGTTTCTGCTTTAATTTCTGGTGAGGACTTTGTAAGTTGTGTAAATTTGATGTTCATTACTCCAGATTTTCTTCTTATATATATTTGGTCATGTATTTGAATaataattttaataataaaaagttACAATTTCAACAATGGAGCAGTATAATATTACGGTGTTTGTTCTACAGTCAACCAGGGTAGTTTTTAcattaaatattcaaattaaCCAGTTGACGAAAGAAAGGGAATCCAGTTACTCTAATGAATGCACCAAAGCAAATCATAGACCCTCTTGTTTCACCACTAATTCTTGGGCAATAGTGTTAATGGTTGATTAAAATTAACCTTTGGTGGAAACCAAGTCTTATTGAGTCCAGAATACTTAATGGTGAttactaaaaaaataaatgaacagCAAAATCTTGAGGGCATATTTGGATTTATAGTGACTGATTGTTACTTGAATCCTCGGTGTTTGGAGTGACCTTCCGGTTCAACATATAATCCTTTAAGAAAGTGTTTTAGTTTCTCTTTGGTATTTTTTTTGACAATAGAATACCGAGGAAGAACTATTATGTGATATTACAAAAGAATACATGTGATATGGAGACCATAATTCTACTTATAGATAATTTCCCTATTATCTTTTGATATCTCTATTTCAACTcatcataaaaatataaattaccCTTAAATCTCTGCACATTAAAAActcacatcctattagatacgtTAAAATCCAAATTACAATTGAGCACTTTAATTGAATTTAATCTTATTGATAGTTTATAATGCATAATTATTCATATATAAATTCAATGTTGAATTAAAAATCCAACAATCTCTTATTTGGACTATATGTGTAATTCTATGattatattttacaaaataactGTGTGAATTCAATTTTGCTGTCATTATCAAAATGTATCTACAACCAATTCAATAACATAGGATCAATGCATTGCAAAGCAACCTTTGTTACACCAATATAGGATCAAACCGGACTTTGTTACAATTTCTTAACTCGACCTATGCTGATACAATTGAATGATATGAATCATAATGTGAATGTATTGTATGAAAATTTCATACAATGTGATTTTAACATGCCTATTTCTAACTGATCCATCCACCTTCAACTCTTGTAAGATCAAaccatacaaaaaaaaaatcagagtgTGAATAAGCCCAAACTTTAATTATGTAAAAAATATCTTTAAAACATTAATAACTAAAAAATCAATGCCGTAAAGGCATTTAGAATAACAAATTTCCATTAAAACTAAATATCATTTAATGACATGACACCTATATGAGCAGTGTACTCATAAAATATTTTGGATTTCAATCTTTTAGTGAGCAGATTCGCAATTACGGAGTTTTTTCCGATATGTTCTATAGACAACTATCcattctgaatttttttttaagagtcAGGAACTTGATGTCTATATATTTTGATTTGGTTGATCTCCTATTATTATTAGAATTTTGAGTTGCTGACTTATtatcacaaaataatttgaatgatttttcaaTACCAACTATTGCATGTAATCTTGTGACAAAATTTTGTATCCAAATTCCATGATTGGACACTACATAATAAGTTATGAACTCTACTACCATAATAGAAGAGACTATAAGAGACTGGTTAGCACTCTTCCAAGATATGACATCCCTAGCCAATAAGTAGATATAGTTTGATGTTGATTTCATACTATCTTGACATCCAGTATAATTGGAATTAGTATACCTAATGATTTCGAG
It contains:
- the LOC113766461 gene encoding GDSL esterase/lipase 1-like, producing MANSYIQLHFVALFFLASLTIPSNCLPGLYPKAPVALFVFGDSLFDPGNNDFIKTTTTFQANFPPYGETFFKLPTGRFTDGRIIPDFISEFAKLSLIPPYLQTGYHEFLTNGVNFASGGAGALAETNTGLVIDLKMQFKNFRKAKKHLRLNIGKRAARRVVKNAVYLFGIGSNDYLSPLTNNSSIFKLYAPQDYVAMVVGNITSVVQKIHREGGRKFGILNLGPLGCLPRLRAANVAAGGNGECVEQVTALAKLHNVLLSQKLQLLQKRLKDFKYSYFDVFTASIATIQNPSKFGFKEVKSACCGSGPFRGYFSCGGKRGMKEYELCDNPKDYLFFDANHPTAAANLQSAEAMWGGPPNITGPYNLQSLFLL